From Dermatophagoides farinae isolate YC_2012a chromosome 10, ASM2471394v1, whole genome shotgun sequence, a single genomic window includes:
- the eIF1A gene encoding eukaryotic translation initiation factor 1A, with protein sequence MPKNKGKGGKNRRRGKNENEDEKRELVFKEDGQEYAQVMRMLGNGRLEAYCFDGVKRLCHIRGKLRKKVWINQGDIILIGLRDYQDTKADVILKYNPDEARNLKTYGELPENARINEVSLREFGEDDEEEDIIEFGDDVDSVGSDNDLP encoded by the coding sequence ATGCCTAAAAACAAAGGTAAGGGAGGTAAAAATCGTCGTCGTGgtaagaatgaaaatgaagatgaaaaacgTGAATTAGTATTTAAAGAAGATGGCCAAGAATATGCACAAGTGATGCGTATGTTGGGCAATGGCCGTTTAGAGGCGTATTGTTTCGATGGTGTCAAACGGTTATGTCATATACGTGGCAAACTTCGTAAAAAGGTGTGGATCAATCAAGGTGATATCATCTTGATTGGTTTACGTGATTATCAGGATACAAAGGCCGATGTTATACTCAAATATAATCCGGATGAAGCAAGAAATTTAAAAACGTATGGTGAATTACCTGAAAATGCTCGTATAAATGAAGTTTCATTACGTGAATTTGgcgaagatgatgaagaagaggatattattgaattcggtgatgatgttgattctGTTGGTTCAGATAATGATTTACCATAA
- the U2A gene encoding small nuclear ribonucleoprotein polypeptide A'-like U2A translates to MKLTIELVEGAFQFMNKSTGDRELDLRDYKITTLENLGATLDQFDAIDFTSNDIRTLENFPLLNRLKRLYLSNNRCSKIDERLHETIPNLETLIMINNQLDELGDLDPLSGFKKLTTLALMGNPVSTKKHYRLYVIHRIPSIRLLDFKKVKLREREESHKLFSGEKGKRLEHEIGIKSKTFVPGGGGAVIQPNTNQRKQLTTEEVQAIKQAISKANTLEEMERLKLLLKQGYIPNSNNQ, encoded by the coding sequence atgaagcTTACTATCGAATTGGTGGAAGGTGcatttcaattcatgaaCAAATCTACTGGTGATCGTGAATTAGATCTACGTGATTATAAGATAAcaacattggaaaatttgGGCGCCACATTGGATCAATTTGATGCCATTGATTTTACATCGAACGATATTCGTACattagaaaattttccattattgaATCGTCTTAAACGTTTATATTTGAGTAATAATCGTTgttcaaaaattgatgaacgTCTTCATGAAACCATTCCCAATTTGGAAACTCttataatgatcaataatcagCTGGATGAACTTGGTGATCTTGATCCATTGAGtggatttaaaaaattaactaCACTTGCATTGATGGGAAATCCAGTATCCACAAAGAAACATTATCGTTTATATGTTATACATCGAATTCCATCGATACGTTTATTGGATTTTAAAAAAGTTAAATTACGTGAACGTGAAGAATCCCATAAATTATTTAGCGGTGAAAAAGGAAAACGATTAGAACATGAAATTGGTATTAAATCGAAAACATTCGTTccaggtggtggtggtgccgTTATTCAACCAAATACTAATCAACGAAAACAGCTTACAACCGAAGAGGTTCAAGCTATTAAACAAGCTATTTCAAAGGCCAATACATTGGAAGAGATGGAACgtttgaaattgttgttgaaacaagGTTATATACCAAAtagtaataatcaataa
- the EndoB gene encoding SH3 domain containing GRB2 like, endophilin-B isoform X2 gives MDFSTKSLKNLVSDVTTVFTRAKQYAEETIGTAERTELDSEYEQLAERADCYRQWTERIVSKLEAVIQPNPNMRYGEMLIERTMGSNTELIKSRDNRLRNLDYLGNDMIDAGIAFGPSTLYGSALVKVGKHQTELGQAEKDFVQNAYRTIIIPLRKFLDEDMKTIAKERKVLETKRLDLDVAKNRLRKAKSQDSQNNAERDLKHCQEEFDRQIEITKLLLEGITSAQANHVRCLNDFAQCQIEYYHQCFRHMANLQREINQPPPPPPSSTLNDQSLPNGGGGGDGGATLKDSNNPATIKMTSNHHKMRTTSNNSAATAMEAIDLIHHTNIDNNSTTVPMDLSSSSSSTTTTTTSTINKRRAKCLNTYYAQSNDELALLADEIIYVTLIDHKNQQQSIDDTSDWMYGERLSDGRKGKVPVAYLEILN, from the exons ATGGATTTTAGTAcaaaaagtttaaaaaatCTTGTATCAGATGTGACTACTGTTTTCACTCGTGCTAAAcag TATGCAGAAGAAACAATTGGTACGGCTGAACGTACTGAATTGGATTCAGAATATGAACAGCTGGCTGAACGTGCTGATTGTTATAGACAATGGACTGAAAGAATTGTATCGAAATTAGAGGCTGTTATACAACCAAATCCAA ATATGAGATATGGTGAAATGTTGATTGAACGAACAATGGGTTCAAATACtgaattgatcaaatcaCGTGATAATCGTTTACGTAATCTTGATTATTTGGGCAATGATATGATTGATGCTGGTATTGCATTCGGTCCATCAACATTATATGGTTCAGCATTGGTCAAAGTGGGTAAACATCAGACTGAATTGGGACAAGCAGAAAAAGATTTCGTACAAAATGCTTATCGTACTATAATCATTCCATTGAGAAAATTTCTAGATGAAGATATGAAAACAATTGCAAAAGAACGTAAAGTTCTTGAAACAAAACGGCTTGATTTAGATGTAGCCAAAAATCGTCTTCGTAAAGCTAAAAGTCAAGATAGTCAAAATAAT GCTGAACGTGATCTCAAACATTGTCAAGAAGAATTTGATAGACAGAttgaaataacaaaattgttGCTTGAAGGTATCACCAGTGCTCAG GCAAATCATGTACgttgtttgaatgatttcGCTCAATgtcaaattgaatattatcatcaatgttttcgTCATATGGCTAATTTACAACGAGAAATAaatcaaccaccaccaccaccaccatcatccacattgaatgatcaatcaCTTCCCaacggtggtggtggtggtgatggtggtgctACATTAAAAGATTCAAACAATCCGGCTACTATAAAAATGAcatctaatcatcataaaatgagAACAACATCCAATAATTCTGCTGCTACTGCTATGGAAGcaattgatttaattcatCATACAAATATCGATAACAATTCCACAACGGTTCCAATGGATttaagttcatcatcatcatcaacaacaacaacaacaacatcaacaatcaataaaagACGTGCAAAATGTTTAAATACTTATTATGCACAATCTAATGATGAACTTGCATTATTAGCCGATGAAATTATTTACGtcacattgattgatcataaaaatcaacaacaatcaatcgatgatacGAGCGATTGGATGTATGGTGAACGTCTTAGTGATGGCCGAAAAGGAAAAGTTCCTGTTGCTTATTTGGAAATTttgaactaa
- the EndoB gene encoding SH3 domain containing GRB2 like, endophilin-B isoform X1, translating to MDFSTKSLKNLVSDVTTVFTRAKQYAEETIGTAERTELDSEYEQLAERADCYRQWTERIVSKLEAVIQPNPNMRYGEMLIERTMGSNTELIKSRDNRLRNLDYLGNDMIDAGIAFGPSTLYGSALVKVGKHQTELGQAEKDFVQNAYRTIIIPLRKFLDEDMKTIAKERKVLETKRLDLDVAKNRLRKAKSQDSQNNPKLKPEMIENEIEEAERDLKHCQEEFDRQIEITKLLLEGITSAQANHVRCLNDFAQCQIEYYHQCFRHMANLQREINQPPPPPPSSTLNDQSLPNGGGGGDGGATLKDSNNPATIKMTSNHHKMRTTSNNSAATAMEAIDLIHHTNIDNNSTTVPMDLSSSSSSTTTTTTSTINKRRAKCLNTYYAQSNDELALLADEIIYVTLIDHKNQQQSIDDTSDWMYGERLSDGRKGKVPVAYLEILN from the exons ATGGATTTTAGTAcaaaaagtttaaaaaatCTTGTATCAGATGTGACTACTGTTTTCACTCGTGCTAAAcag TATGCAGAAGAAACAATTGGTACGGCTGAACGTACTGAATTGGATTCAGAATATGAACAGCTGGCTGAACGTGCTGATTGTTATAGACAATGGACTGAAAGAATTGTATCGAAATTAGAGGCTGTTATACAACCAAATCCAA ATATGAGATATGGTGAAATGTTGATTGAACGAACAATGGGTTCAAATACtgaattgatcaaatcaCGTGATAATCGTTTACGTAATCTTGATTATTTGGGCAATGATATGATTGATGCTGGTATTGCATTCGGTCCATCAACATTATATGGTTCAGCATTGGTCAAAGTGGGTAAACATCAGACTGAATTGGGACAAGCAGAAAAAGATTTCGTACAAAATGCTTATCGTACTATAATCATTCCATTGAGAAAATTTCTAGATGAAGATATGAAAACAATTGCAAAAGAACGTAAAGTTCTTGAAACAAAACGGCTTGATTTAGATGTAGCCAAAAATCGTCTTCGTAAAGCTAAAAGTCAAGATAGTCAAAATAAT CCAAAACTTAAACcagaaatgattgaaaatgagatCGAAGAG GCTGAACGTGATCTCAAACATTGTCAAGAAGAATTTGATAGACAGAttgaaataacaaaattgttGCTTGAAGGTATCACCAGTGCTCAG GCAAATCATGTACgttgtttgaatgatttcGCTCAATgtcaaattgaatattatcatcaatgttttcgTCATATGGCTAATTTACAACGAGAAATAaatcaaccaccaccaccaccaccatcatccacattgaatgatcaatcaCTTCCCaacggtggtggtggtggtgatggtggtgctACATTAAAAGATTCAAACAATCCGGCTACTATAAAAATGAcatctaatcatcataaaatgagAACAACATCCAATAATTCTGCTGCTACTGCTATGGAAGcaattgatttaattcatCATACAAATATCGATAACAATTCCACAACGGTTCCAATGGATttaagttcatcatcatcatcaacaacaacaacaacaacatcaacaatcaataaaagACGTGCAAAATGTTTAAATACTTATTATGCACAATCTAATGATGAACTTGCATTATTAGCCGATGAAATTATTTACGtcacattgattgatcataaaaatcaacaacaatcaatcgatgatacGAGCGATTGGATGTATGGTGAACGTCTTAGTGATGGCCGAAAAGGAAAAGTTCCTGTTGCTTATTTGGAAATTttgaactaa